From Microbacterium sp. YJN-G, a single genomic window includes:
- a CDS encoding TetR/AcrR family transcriptional regulator: MPDAVQRRRRDPEARRRAIISAAAELIVESGSEALTHRKVAARAGVPLGATTQYFETLDDLRTAALRALADEVDARLDGIRTALAERGATAAVLTDLLTRLADAHAIEADRAVVTAAVHDPQLRALARASSARFAGFLAPEYGQERATAAAIFIDGILWHSHLSDEPLSRRLIETALAGILGDDTHQPPAND; the protein is encoded by the coding sequence ATGCCGGATGCTGTTCAGCGCCGCAGGCGTGATCCCGAAGCGCGTCGCCGCGCGATCATCTCCGCCGCCGCCGAGCTGATCGTCGAGTCCGGCTCCGAGGCCCTCACGCACCGCAAGGTCGCCGCCCGCGCCGGCGTGCCGCTCGGGGCGACCACGCAGTACTTCGAGACGCTCGACGACCTGCGCACGGCCGCGCTGCGCGCGCTCGCCGACGAGGTCGACGCCCGGCTCGACGGCATCCGCACCGCCCTCGCCGAACGCGGCGCGACGGCCGCCGTGCTCACCGACCTGCTCACCCGGCTCGCCGACGCCCACGCGATCGAAGCCGATCGCGCCGTCGTCACCGCAGCCGTCCACGACCCGCAGCTGCGTGCGCTGGCCCGTGCCTCGTCGGCGCGCTTCGCCGGATTCCTCGCACCGGAGTACGGTCAGGAACGGGCCACCGCGGCTGCGATCTTCATCGACGGCATCCTGTGGCACTCCCACCTCAGCGACGAGCCACTGAGCCGCCGGCTCATCGAGACCGCCCTCGCCGGCATCCTCGGCGACGACACCCACCAACCGCCTGCGAACGACTGA
- a CDS encoding fluoride efflux transporter FluC yields the protein MSPVVFLLAAACGGLGAATRYLVDLGIARLTGTRFPWGVMVINVTGSLALGVVVGMLPGVVFVAGAGFLGGYTTFSTAMIDAVALWRDGERRASAAYAAGMLLAGIAAAALGLALSSAL from the coding sequence ATGAGCCCGGTCGTGTTCCTGCTGGCGGCCGCCTGCGGCGGCCTGGGCGCGGCGACCCGCTACCTCGTCGATCTCGGCATCGCCCGGCTGACGGGCACGCGCTTCCCCTGGGGTGTGATGGTCATCAACGTCACCGGGTCGCTCGCCCTGGGGGTCGTGGTCGGGATGCTGCCCGGCGTCGTCTTCGTCGCCGGTGCCGGGTTCCTCGGCGGGTACACGACGTTCAGCACCGCGATGATCGATGCGGTCGCGCTGTGGCGCGACGGCGAGCGGCGTGCATCCGCCGCCTACGCGGCAGGGATGCTGCTGGCCGGCATCGCCGCAGCCGCCCTCGGGCTCGCGCTGTCCTCTGCCCTCTGA
- a CDS encoding FluC/FEX family fluoride channel, whose product MSTSTPARTPARVVLRRAALAALGGTLGTAARLGLGMLIPDAALGVLAANLVGALLLGILTARLPAPDLRILLGTGLLGGFTTYSAFTVDAVGLWGASPVMAAGYVVVSIAGGLAAAALGLRLGRKRAAA is encoded by the coding sequence GTGAGCACGAGTACCCCCGCCCGTACCCCGGCGCGCGTCGTGCTGCGCCGGGCGGCGCTCGCGGCCCTGGGCGGGACGCTGGGCACGGCGGCCCGGCTGGGGCTGGGGATGCTGATCCCGGATGCTGCGCTCGGCGTGCTCGCCGCGAACCTCGTCGGCGCGCTGCTGCTCGGCATCCTCACCGCCCGCCTGCCCGCCCCGGACCTGCGGATCCTGCTGGGCACAGGCCTGCTGGGCGGCTTCACCACCTACAGCGCGTTCACGGTCGACGCGGTCGGGCTGTGGGGCGCGTCGCCGGTGATGGCCGCCGGCTACGTCGTGGTGAGCATCGCCGGCGGCCTCGCCGCCGCGGCACTCGGACTGCGCCTCGGCCGGAAGCGGGCCGCGGCATGA
- a CDS encoding Pr6Pr family membrane protein, which yields MLTRTIFGWSRLLAAAVCIVSLAHRMLWGMGSQTLASDNFFAYLTIQSNIAFALLAIVAGITAFLRAEDPVWLTTARALVISWTVTAGLAFSIIVWQAGLRGIPITVPWSDVVLHYVLPALAVISWLIGPGRREASWRMVPFVLLYPVIWGVFTIWRGGIIGWYPYYFLDPRQVSGPLEMALSCAMALSIFAAVASVLVLLSHHRVTVFPWGELSSRPRHEVRRRRVTDVLRRAPRDR from the coding sequence GTGCTGACGAGAACGATCTTCGGATGGTCGCGGCTGCTCGCCGCGGCCGTCTGCATCGTGTCCCTCGCGCACCGGATGCTGTGGGGCATGGGTTCGCAGACCCTCGCGAGCGACAACTTCTTCGCGTACCTGACCATCCAGTCGAACATCGCGTTCGCGCTGCTGGCGATCGTGGCGGGGATCACGGCCTTCCTGCGCGCCGAGGATCCGGTCTGGCTGACGACCGCCCGCGCGCTCGTGATCAGCTGGACGGTCACCGCCGGGCTGGCGTTCTCGATCATCGTCTGGCAGGCGGGGCTGCGCGGCATCCCCATCACCGTGCCCTGGTCGGATGTCGTGCTGCACTACGTGCTGCCCGCCCTCGCCGTGATCTCGTGGCTGATCGGCCCCGGCCGACGCGAGGCATCTTGGCGGATGGTGCCGTTCGTGCTGCTCTATCCGGTGATCTGGGGCGTGTTCACGATCTGGCGGGGCGGCATCATCGGCTGGTACCCGTACTACTTCCTCGACCCCAGGCAGGTGTCCGGGCCGCTCGAGATGGCACTGTCGTGCGCGATGGCCCTGTCGATCTTCGCTGCGGTCGCCTCGGTGCTCGTGCTGCTGAGCCACCACCGGGTGACCGTGTTCCCGTGGGGTGAGCTCAGCTCTCGTCCTCGTCACGAGGTGCGAAGAAGACGAGTGACTGACGTGCTGCGGCGCGCGCCTCGCGATCGCTGA